One window of the Carnobacterium maltaromaticum DSM 20342 genome contains the following:
- a CDS encoding WxL domain-containing protein: protein MTKNKVALVGLASIVLSLVGGTNLASAASVPTKSDVIFEEDKDPNTIGEIIRPGTPSEVIEPDEGGHTTGSLRINHVPNIHFGNQKISTASKEYNAIVEGYKKDGVANYIPNFVQVADARGSMTAKWKLSVVGTIFSPTVKTDSPKLTNTHITLNQEKITNNVYDELTPNTTLDRVAGFGTTAVKINTDGTSGIDILNVKANQNTNSTITSSVFNANYTKDATYTADQENTGISLHVPASDIKVDGETYEANLIWTLADVI from the coding sequence ATGACCAAAAATAAAGTTGCCTTAGTTGGATTAGCAAGTATTGTTTTATCACTAGTAGGAGGGACAAATTTAGCATCTGCAGCATCAGTTCCAACCAAATCGGATGTGATTTTTGAAGAAGATAAGGACCCTAATACTATTGGTGAAATTATTAGACCAGGTACACCATCTGAAGTTATTGAGCCAGATGAAGGCGGACATACTACTGGTTCGTTAAGAATTAATCATGTGCCGAATATTCATTTTGGAAATCAAAAAATTTCAACAGCAAGTAAAGAGTACAACGCAATTGTTGAAGGATATAAAAAAGACGGTGTAGCTAATTACATTCCGAACTTTGTTCAAGTCGCAGATGCTCGTGGAAGTATGACAGCAAAATGGAAATTGAGTGTTGTCGGAACTATTTTCAGCCCAACAGTTAAAACGGATAGTCCTAAATTAACAAATACGCACATTACATTAAACCAAGAAAAAATTACAAATAATGTCTATGATGAATTAACTCCAAACACAACATTAGATCGAGTAGCTGGTTTTGGAACAACTGCAGTTAAGATTAATACAGATGGAACATCAGGAATTGATATTTTAAATGTAAAAGCCAATCAAAATACAAATTCAACTATTACATCTTCTGTTTTTAATGCAAATTATACAAAAGATGCAACCTATACAGCAGACCAAGAAAATACTGGGATTAGTTTACATGTTCCAGCTAGTGATATAAAAGTTGACGGTGAAACGTATGAAGCTAACTTAATTTGGACGCTAGCAGATGTCATTTAA
- a CDS encoding DUF916 and DUF3324 domain-containing protein — translation MKRAKFYFIICLITSFISNYSLLKVEAADNDSVPVSARVVLPENQFNKEASYFYLKMTPNQEQDLEVVLSNTSDTVQKVEVSLAAGITNDNGIIDYPDGQKKFDASLKYPFSKLASTEKNVTIDPKSDKSVMIKVKMPAEEFDGLIIGGINIRLNQADDTKKESEGGMQIKNIIRYNFGVVLVENETVIVPEMKMNKAFPSQVMGVNTVKANLSNTEPGIIDGLEVVAKVTKKGSKEVLYEATKQGLRMAPNSTFDFGVSMDNKAYQAGDYTMSVVAKAENPDKEWSWNKDFTVDRETAQKLNAKAADLEKDYSMYWIVGGIVIGILLVVVILCIIFYRKKKKKAEAERRKRQAQKRKRKKAPTNRPNKKRPIAGEISTKRSEKNKK, via the coding sequence ATGAAAAGAGCAAAATTTTATTTTATAATCTGTTTAATTACGAGTTTTATAAGTAATTATTCCTTACTAAAGGTAGAGGCTGCGGATAATGATTCTGTACCTGTTTCTGCTAGAGTTGTACTACCAGAAAATCAGTTTAATAAAGAGGCGTCTTATTTTTATTTGAAAATGACACCTAATCAAGAACAAGATTTAGAAGTAGTATTGAGTAATACCTCAGATACAGTACAAAAAGTTGAAGTTAGCTTAGCAGCGGGAATAACAAATGACAATGGAATTATTGATTATCCTGATGGTCAAAAAAAGTTTGATGCTAGTTTAAAGTATCCATTTTCAAAATTAGCTTCAACTGAAAAAAATGTTACTATTGATCCGAAGAGTGATAAATCAGTCATGATAAAAGTTAAAATGCCTGCAGAGGAATTTGATGGTTTGATTATTGGCGGAATCAATATTCGATTGAATCAAGCTGATGACACAAAAAAAGAATCTGAAGGTGGCATGCAAATTAAAAATATTATTCGTTATAATTTTGGTGTTGTTCTAGTTGAAAATGAAACTGTTATTGTACCAGAGATGAAAATGAACAAAGCTTTTCCTAGTCAAGTTATGGGTGTTAATACTGTTAAGGCCAATTTATCCAATACGGAACCTGGAATTATTGACGGCCTAGAAGTAGTGGCAAAAGTAACAAAAAAAGGGAGCAAAGAAGTATTATATGAGGCAACAAAACAAGGTTTAAGGATGGCACCAAATTCAACATTTGATTTTGGTGTTAGTATGGATAATAAAGCATACCAAGCAGGAGACTATACGATGTCAGTTGTGGCAAAAGCTGAAAATCCAGATAAAGAATGGTCATGGAATAAAGACTTCACAGTGGATCGTGAAACGGCTCAAAAATTAAATGCTAAAGCAGCAGATTTGGAAAAAGATTATAGCATGTACTGGATTGTTGGCGGAATTGTAATTGGTATTTTGTTAGTAGTTGTGATTTTATGTATTATATTCTATCGCAAGAAAAAGAAAAAAGCTGAAGCCGAACGACGTAAACGCCAAGCCCAAAAAAGAAAACGAAAAAAAGCACCAACGAATAGACCCAATAAAAAACGTCCAATAGCTGGAGAAATATCTACTAAACGTTCAGAAAAAAATAAAAAATAA
- a CDS encoding pectate lyase-like adhesive domain-containing protein — MKKNKFALVGLCTIALSLATGVSTVIATETNQADGVIIAKEEAPATVDATAPVAPEPISAAVTFAAPVNYTNVSTIAEFKAALLDVKVTAIKVTKSIKFTGNITNIPNRDVVIDGSADTGVVIDSNIYSIYGKQNTKGTNVFAVQNATITGDAGSGRFFTGGSGNGPSSYGWDVNAKGVTYTGARFVHLSEGTLVFEGTNKIDTGAENAWVHDLVFKKGTVYNGTSASKGQFSAFYFNGALIKGKATGKVTIEDNATINVKISPNDDKNYYYPVFYDKVYQVNVGNGVAFNVDAAGVAFQFIPRADFPEEPSLNISGGSSLNFNGRGGGSYATMKIQQYGTNINLDEGAELIVTGNAKHGVIESVYNYVDFNLNAATNFEVTNKLANAPLFNSSKTEIKGVNLSEVLTWTKTGGDYSRAPETAFGDLRLFNTSITKNTNGEVQSTSASAVSDFQIANYGKVKFQGGGN, encoded by the coding sequence ATGAAAAAAAACAAATTTGCATTAGTTGGGTTATGTACAATCGCTTTATCGTTAGCAACAGGAGTATCAACTGTTATTGCTACGGAGACAAATCAAGCAGATGGAGTCATTATTGCCAAGGAGGAAGCACCAGCTACAGTTGATGCTACCGCACCAGTTGCTCCTGAACCAATCAGTGCTGCCGTTACATTTGCTGCACCAGTAAATTATACAAACGTTAGCACAATTGCTGAATTTAAAGCTGCATTATTAGATGTAAAAGTTACGGCTATTAAAGTAACGAAAAGTATCAAATTTACAGGAAATATTACAAATATTCCTAATAGAGATGTTGTTATCGATGGTAGTGCTGATACCGGTGTTGTAATTGATTCAAATATCTATTCAATCTACGGCAAACAAAACACGAAAGGCACAAATGTTTTTGCTGTTCAAAATGCAACAATTACAGGGGATGCTGGTAGTGGGCGTTTCTTTACTGGTGGATCAGGTAATGGACCTTCAAGTTATGGTTGGGATGTAAATGCAAAAGGAGTTACCTATACAGGCGCTCGTTTTGTACACCTATCAGAAGGAACATTGGTTTTTGAAGGAACAAATAAAATTGATACAGGCGCTGAAAATGCTTGGGTTCATGATTTAGTTTTCAAAAAAGGCACTGTTTATAATGGAACATCTGCTAGTAAAGGTCAATTTTCTGCCTTTTACTTTAACGGAGCTTTAATTAAAGGAAAAGCAACAGGTAAAGTTACAATTGAAGACAATGCAACCATTAATGTGAAAATCTCACCTAATGATGACAAAAATTATTACTACCCAGTATTCTACGACAAGGTATACCAAGTGAATGTTGGGAATGGAGTTGCATTTAATGTAGATGCAGCAGGTGTGGCTTTCCAATTTATTCCACGAGCTGATTTCCCTGAAGAACCTTCATTGAACATCTCTGGTGGTTCATCACTTAACTTTAATGGACGTGGCGGCGGAAGCTACGCGACTATGAAAATACAACAATACGGTACAAACATCAATTTAGATGAAGGTGCTGAATTAATTGTAACTGGTAATGCTAAGCACGGCGTTATTGAGAGTGTCTATAACTATGTAGATTTTAATTTAAATGCAGCTACTAATTTTGAAGTAACAAACAAATTAGCCAATGCACCATTGTTTAATAGCTCAAAAACTGAAATTAAAGGGGTCAACTTAAGTGAAGTTCTAACTTGGACAAAAACTGGCGGTGATTATAGTCGTGCTCCAGAAACTGCATTTGGTGACTTAAGATTGTTTAATACAAGTATTACTAAAAATACAAATGGTGAAGTTCAATCAACAAGTGCTTCAGCAGTTAGCGATTTCCAAATTGCAAATTATGGGAAAGTTAAATTCCAAGGTGGCGGAAATTAA
- a CDS encoding DegV family protein, translated as MTTDKIALLVDSCTDVPDDMIEKYGMFVIPLKIIYKDRVYTDKVDINAEKVYAHLDTEIPTTSLPDGQEITTIFDKIKNEGYTKVVVVTISSGLSGTNNLVRLIAEDYSGLDVFVVDTKNIGIGSGMQGIQAGQLIASGADWNTIKTTLTANVAKSKVFFCVDTLLYLQKGGRIGLVSSILGSALNLRPIISCNEDGVYYTVAKVRGRKKNLEKAVELATKFIGSHQRFNLAIVDGAAKEEAKEIKAKLKQLFPQAEAIFEGPVGPALGVHTGPGLIGIGIQLLD; from the coding sequence ATGACAACAGATAAAATAGCATTACTTGTTGATTCTTGTACAGATGTTCCAGATGATATGATTGAAAAATATGGAATGTTTGTGATTCCCTTAAAAATTATTTATAAAGATCGGGTTTATACAGATAAGGTTGATATTAATGCTGAAAAAGTTTATGCGCACTTAGACACAGAAATTCCAACAACTTCTTTACCTGATGGGCAAGAAATTACAACTATTTTTGATAAAATAAAAAATGAAGGCTACACAAAAGTTGTTGTAGTCACCATTTCAAGTGGTTTAAGTGGAACAAATAACCTTGTACGTTTGATTGCTGAAGACTATTCAGGTTTAGATGTTTTTGTTGTAGATACTAAAAACATTGGAATTGGCAGTGGGATGCAAGGTATTCAAGCAGGACAATTAATTGCTTCTGGGGCAGATTGGAACACCATTAAAACAACTTTAACTGCGAATGTTGCTAAATCTAAGGTCTTCTTTTGTGTAGATACTCTTTTATATCTGCAAAAAGGTGGACGAATTGGATTAGTTTCTTCTATTTTAGGTAGCGCCCTTAATCTACGTCCGATTATTTCTTGTAATGAAGATGGCGTTTATTATACAGTTGCTAAAGTTCGTGGCCGCAAAAAAAATCTTGAAAAAGCTGTTGAACTAGCAACTAAATTTATCGGTTCTCACCAACGATTCAATTTAGCTATTGTTGATGGTGCCGCAAAAGAAGAAGCAAAAGAAATCAAAGCGAAATTAAAACAATTATTCCCACAAGCTGAAGCAATTTTTGAAGGACCAGTTGGACCCGCTTTAGGCGTTCATACTGGACCTGGCTTGATTGGCATCGGAATTCAATTACTTGACTAA
- the helD gene encoding RNA polymerase recycling motor HelD, whose translation MEKNTDEFNYEQERVDWTVAQMVKREAILTSSVENVREEAQAIRSNFWKDVTVNVSEPDDVIETEVSIRQQELLLQERELNYKHVEKQLKAISKLKDAPYFARIDIREGEEPIEEIYIGIASFMSDDDQFLVYDWRAPISSAYYDGALGAVNYLTPDGVQTVDVSLKRQFLIKAAEIEAMFDTSETIGDEMLQDILGNQSNTQMKSIVSTIQQEQNKIIRDTTSQLLFVQGAAGSGKTSAILQRIAYLLYHFRNGLDSNQMLIFSPNKLFNHYISNVLPELGEKNMIQTTFLDFAQSRISGLKVESLFEQFENKKNQKRQAIMNLKEEPIFFKALDRYAEYVSKGGMIFKEVKLKQEVLFSKKEISTIFYSFPEHYILAQRFTYTTEELLKRLKPIIKKESKKDWVEDYLELLSEEEYKALMNNQKFTSFKEEKEFLANKVVTKQFKKVRKALNKKSYFHYKAQYANFLKVVPKLIKIENYGVSLAEWQAEEAFVIKQLNRKQIMMEDTVPYLYLQDLIVGKETMRTIKFVFIDEIQDYSAQQIRYLKSLFPNSRFTMLGDLNQAIFKNKQKEKTLLDSIKPLFDEDKISQIDLTKTYRSTADITNFTKGILLDSQMIEAFDRKGELPQIVVRSSYKEIIAEITQVLKKTNDVSTLTAIIGKTKKECEEAYAALKDYFDLTLISKENQKLADGLIILPSYLAKGLEFDTVIVLDASANNYQLESERTLLYTICSRAMHRLIVTSHGAISPLLADIPSDLYQLT comes from the coding sequence ATGGAAAAGAATACCGATGAGTTTAACTATGAACAAGAGAGAGTAGACTGGACAGTCGCTCAAATGGTTAAACGTGAGGCCATTTTGACTAGCTCTGTGGAAAATGTTCGGGAAGAAGCTCAAGCAATTCGTTCGAATTTTTGGAAAGATGTGACAGTTAATGTTAGCGAACCAGATGATGTAATTGAAACAGAAGTCAGTATTCGCCAACAAGAATTACTATTGCAGGAACGAGAATTAAACTATAAACATGTTGAAAAACAACTAAAAGCTATTAGTAAATTGAAAGATGCACCTTATTTTGCAAGAATTGATATTCGTGAAGGTGAAGAACCAATTGAAGAGATTTATATTGGGATTGCTTCGTTTATGAGTGATGATGATCAATTTTTGGTGTATGATTGGCGTGCTCCAATTTCAAGTGCCTATTATGATGGTGCACTAGGCGCTGTGAATTATTTAACGCCTGATGGGGTTCAAACGGTTGATGTTTCTTTAAAACGTCAATTTTTAATCAAAGCTGCAGAAATTGAAGCCATGTTTGACACAAGTGAAACGATTGGCGATGAAATGTTGCAAGATATCTTAGGGAATCAATCAAATACACAAATGAAAAGTATTGTTTCTACTATCCAGCAAGAACAAAATAAAATTATTCGTGATACAACTAGCCAATTGTTATTTGTTCAAGGAGCAGCTGGAAGTGGTAAAACTTCTGCTATTTTACAACGAATTGCTTATCTATTATACCATTTTAGAAATGGGTTAGATTCTAATCAAATGTTGATTTTTTCACCTAATAAATTATTTAATCATTACATTTCCAACGTATTGCCAGAGTTGGGTGAAAAAAATATGATTCAAACTACATTTTTAGATTTTGCTCAATCACGTATTTCTGGTTTGAAAGTAGAAAGTTTATTTGAGCAATTTGAAAACAAAAAGAACCAAAAGCGTCAAGCTATTATGAATTTAAAAGAAGAGCCAATTTTTTTCAAGGCTTTGGATCGGTATGCTGAATATGTCTCTAAAGGCGGTATGATTTTTAAAGAAGTGAAGCTTAAACAAGAAGTATTATTTTCAAAAAAAGAAATTAGTACTATCTTTTATTCTTTCCCTGAGCATTATATATTGGCACAACGCTTTACTTATACAACGGAAGAACTTTTAAAGCGTTTGAAACCAATTATAAAAAAAGAGAGCAAAAAAGATTGGGTTGAAGACTATTTAGAATTATTAAGCGAAGAAGAGTATAAAGCTTTAATGAATAATCAAAAATTTACTAGTTTTAAAGAAGAAAAAGAGTTTTTAGCGAATAAAGTTGTTACGAAACAATTTAAAAAAGTTCGTAAAGCTTTAAATAAAAAAAGCTATTTCCACTATAAAGCACAGTACGCAAATTTCTTAAAAGTGGTTCCTAAATTAATTAAGATTGAAAATTATGGTGTAAGCTTAGCAGAATGGCAAGCTGAGGAAGCCTTTGTTATTAAACAACTTAATCGAAAACAAATAATGATGGAAGATACGGTTCCTTATTTGTATTTACAAGATTTGATTGTAGGCAAGGAAACGATGCGCACGATTAAGTTTGTTTTTATTGATGAAATTCAAGATTACTCAGCACAACAAATTCGTTATCTGAAATCCTTATTTCCTAATAGTCGCTTCACAATGTTGGGGGATTTAAACCAAGCAATCTTTAAGAATAAACAAAAAGAAAAAACGCTATTAGATAGTATTAAACCTTTGTTTGACGAAGATAAAATTAGCCAAATTGATTTAACTAAAACCTACCGTTCAACAGCTGATATTACAAATTTCACCAAAGGAATTTTATTGGACTCTCAAATGATAGAAGCTTTTGATCGAAAAGGAGAATTGCCACAAATTGTTGTACGATCCTCTTATAAAGAGATAATAGCTGAAATTACTCAGGTTTTGAAAAAAACAAATGATGTCTCAACTTTAACAGCAATTATCGGCAAGACTAAAAAAGAGTGTGAAGAGGCATATGCAGCTTTAAAAGATTATTTTGATTTGACTTTAATTAGTAAAGAAAATCAAAAATTAGCAGATGGTTTGATTATCTTACCTTCGTATCTAGCTAAAGGATTGGAATTTGATACTGTTATTGTCTTAGATGCTTCTGCGAATAACTATCAATTAGAGTCTGAAAGAACGCTATTATATACGATTTGTTCACGAGCAATGCATCGTTTAATTGTGACAAGTCATGGCGCAATTTCTCCATTATTAGCTGATATTCCTAGCGATTTGTATCAACTAACTTAA
- a CDS encoding glycosyltransferase family 4 protein: MNIGLFTDTYLPQVSGVATSIKTLKDELEQQGHNVTIFTTTDPNADKNEENIIRLASIPFFSFKDRRIAISGSHSAVKKAKELNLDLIHTQTEFSLGLTGKQVANHLKIPCIHTYHTMYEDYLHYIAKGKIVKPYHVKILARYFCNQTNGLIAPSERVLKQLRDYDVVRPIKIIPTGVVLEDFNLTTKVNIRQELGISTDTPVLLSLSRLSQEKNITALLLAMPELLQAKPNLQLVIVGKGPQCAELKALATRLDITDHVIFVGEKKRQEVPAYYAMADLFVSASESESQGLTYIESLACGTNIIAKQNEYTESLIGNGDFGKLFVQDEDLASTILAELDKPKDLADLEKKRTQLLYDISSEAFGKHVFEFYQTVIAEYQYKAPRGLKIVKFYR; the protein is encoded by the coding sequence ATGAATATCGGTTTATTTACCGACACGTATTTGCCACAAGTTAGTGGTGTAGCAACATCAATTAAAACCTTAAAAGATGAATTAGAACAGCAAGGACACAATGTCACTATTTTCACTACAACAGATCCCAACGCAGATAAAAATGAAGAAAATATTATTCGCTTAGCTAGCATTCCTTTCTTTTCATTTAAAGATCGTAGAATTGCAATTAGCGGCTCTCATAGCGCTGTAAAAAAAGCAAAAGAATTAAATTTAGACTTAATTCATACTCAAACAGAATTTAGCTTAGGGTTAACAGGTAAACAAGTTGCTAACCATTTAAAAATCCCTTGTATTCATACCTACCATACAATGTATGAAGATTACTTACATTATATTGCTAAAGGCAAAATTGTTAAGCCTTACCATGTAAAAATTTTAGCTAGATATTTTTGTAATCAAACGAATGGTTTAATTGCTCCTAGTGAGCGTGTTTTAAAACAATTGCGTGATTACGATGTCGTTCGACCAATCAAAATTATTCCAACAGGTGTCGTACTAGAGGATTTCAACTTGACTACAAAAGTTAATATTAGGCAAGAATTAGGGATTTCGACCGATACACCTGTTTTACTTTCGTTAAGTAGACTTTCGCAAGAAAAAAATATTACAGCCCTTTTACTAGCTATGCCTGAACTACTTCAAGCCAAGCCAAATTTACAACTAGTGATTGTTGGAAAAGGACCACAATGCGCTGAATTGAAAGCCTTAGCTACTCGTTTAGACATTACAGATCATGTCATTTTTGTTGGTGAAAAAAAACGCCAAGAAGTTCCTGCTTATTATGCTATGGCTGACTTATTCGTTAGTGCATCTGAGTCTGAATCGCAAGGACTGACCTATATTGAATCTTTAGCTTGTGGAACAAATATTATTGCCAAACAAAATGAGTATACAGAAAGTTTAATCGGCAATGGGGATTTCGGAAAATTATTTGTTCAGGATGAAGATTTAGCTAGCACCATTTTAGCTGAACTTGATAAACCCAAAGATTTAGCAGATTTAGAAAAAAAACGGACTCAATTGCTTTACGATATTTCTTCTGAAGCTTTTGGAAAACATGTATTTGAATTTTATCAAACAGTTATAGCAGAATATCAATACAAAGCACCTCGTGGGTTAAAAATTGTAAAATTTTATAGATAA
- a CDS encoding DUF308 domain-containing protein codes for MSVMRLNQLYLFTSGLLLLLVGSIIIAENVSLFLPFKFFIVGILLFDGLSHVTQFIQKKKSGKETLLNTSFDLILAAIFFFSDIPFYLLAVAFGGYIALKGAALLVNYQTYRDNQLPNRLNLLLGGLSQVIIGILLFFSPRLTLNQILIIIGLYFIFYGISNLFFTIQAFISPETKNRLKRKIRFTLPVFIEAFIPRAVLKETNALLKPESIASKTNEMTSSKKEATVVPDLEIFIHVTEKSFGSIGHMDLCFEGEIISYGNYDEDSYRLFDTRGEGVLISTNKESYIPFCIEHNKKTLFGFGIQLNEQQRAGIRQEIKKLKEDCYSWKSHLELAEKENPNSIVENEYLDYASCLYKATHCQLYKFKKGPFKHYFVLTTNCVLLADTILGPSGIDLLTINGILTPGTYLDFLNHEFKRKNSNVITYQVYN; via the coding sequence ATGTCAGTCATGCGTCTAAACCAATTGTATTTATTTACTTCTGGTTTACTTTTACTCTTAGTAGGTTCGATCATCATCGCAGAAAATGTGAGTCTTTTCTTACCTTTTAAATTTTTCATAGTGGGGATTCTACTATTTGATGGTCTATCACATGTTACGCAATTTATTCAGAAAAAAAAATCGGGAAAAGAAACTTTATTAAATACTAGTTTTGATTTGATACTAGCTGCTATTTTCTTCTTTTCAGACATCCCGTTTTATTTATTGGCTGTTGCTTTCGGAGGCTATATTGCACTAAAAGGAGCAGCCCTTTTAGTCAATTATCAAACATACAGAGACAACCAATTACCTAATCGTTTAAATCTGCTTTTAGGTGGTTTGAGTCAAGTAATTATTGGTATTCTTTTGTTTTTCTCGCCACGGTTGACTCTTAATCAGATATTAATTATTATTGGCCTTTATTTTATTTTTTATGGTATTTCTAATTTATTCTTTACGATTCAAGCCTTCATATCACCCGAAACAAAGAATCGCTTAAAACGAAAAATTCGTTTTACCTTACCCGTTTTTATTGAAGCTTTTATTCCCAGAGCTGTTTTAAAAGAAACAAATGCCCTTTTAAAACCAGAATCAATTGCCTCAAAAACAAATGAAATGACTTCCTCTAAGAAAGAAGCAACTGTAGTCCCTGATTTAGAAATTTTTATTCATGTAACTGAAAAAAGTTTTGGATCAATCGGTCATATGGATTTATGTTTTGAAGGTGAAATTATTTCTTACGGAAATTATGATGAGGATTCTTATCGTCTCTTTGACACGCGAGGCGAAGGTGTTTTAATCTCGACGAACAAAGAAAGTTACATTCCATTTTGTATCGAACATAATAAAAAAACGCTTTTCGGTTTCGGAATCCAGCTAAATGAGCAGCAGCGTGCTGGCATTCGCCAAGAAATAAAAAAACTGAAAGAAGACTGCTATTCTTGGAAATCTCATTTAGAATTAGCGGAAAAAGAAAATCCTAACAGTATTGTCGAAAACGAATATCTTGATTATGCAAGCTGTCTCTACAAAGCAACACATTGCCAGCTGTATAAATTTAAAAAAGGCCCTTTTAAACATTATTTTGTTTTAACAACAAATTGCGTTTTGCTTGCTGATACAATTCTAGGACCATCAGGCATTGATTTATTAACTATAAATGGTATTTTAACACCAGGAACTTACCTCGATTTTTTAAATCATGAATTTAAACGCAAAAATAGCAATGTTATCACTTATCAAGTCTATAATTAA
- a CDS encoding SEC-C metal-binding domain-containing protein, translating to MSEVSKEKLEKVMQPILDWQTEFEQTKEYAQLLDATKEISGSIIYTFAKVQYTEFSRDAKKWTAGSLEEVLVDYFPAEFILAADDFKQIEQVLEAYFTFLEMTNKIKNAPTLLKRVKKVAPEMIERAANPVNWSPAKKAEMEAVIKTSQPEAPTAKAPVRRMANRRPAPPVKQQPVLSTKIGRNQPCPCGSGKKYKKCCGA from the coding sequence ATGAGTGAGGTTTCAAAAGAAAAATTAGAAAAAGTTATGCAACCGATACTAGATTGGCAAACAGAATTTGAGCAAACAAAAGAGTATGCTCAATTACTAGATGCAACGAAAGAAATCAGTGGTAGTATCATTTATACATTTGCAAAAGTTCAGTATACAGAATTTTCGAGAGATGCTAAAAAATGGACTGCTGGTTCATTGGAAGAGGTCTTAGTTGATTATTTCCCAGCTGAATTTATTTTAGCGGCAGATGATTTTAAACAAATTGAACAAGTTTTAGAAGCATATTTCACATTTTTGGAAATGACCAATAAAATAAAAAATGCGCCAACCTTGTTAAAAAGAGTGAAAAAGGTCGCACCAGAAATGATTGAGCGTGCTGCCAATCCAGTTAATTGGTCACCAGCTAAGAAAGCAGAGATGGAAGCTGTCATCAAAACAAGTCAACCAGAAGCTCCGACTGCTAAAGCACCTGTTAGAAGAATGGCAAATAGAAGGCCTGCACCTCCTGTGAAACAACAACCCGTTCTATCTACTAAAATTGGGCGTAATCAACCTTGTCCATGTGGTAGTGGTAAGAAATATAAAAAATGTTGTGGGGCTTAA
- a CDS encoding WxL domain-containing protein encodes MKLTKVAVIALVSTVGLSGLAATANAAVNESVPTKGKVEFKAPTNPTGPVVKPDTEDTEIETEGGHTTGTLRIEHAPHINFGKVIYRAGNQTFQANNESYTYTSGAVTETQYIPNFLQVTDERGIEAEWAVTVSSTVLTASATDKLDNTKIVLKEQKLTNNVFDYVVPASTSDRITGFSGSAIEIPTDGTNSVEILKTKAGKSTNGSKSSIVFNSAYTESTNYVAPQDPANETDAPIGKNSGITLVKPQSDSVNVGKVYQADLVWTISSAI; translated from the coding sequence ATGAAATTAACTAAAGTAGCAGTTATCGCATTAGTTTCAACTGTTGGACTGTCTGGCTTAGCCGCAACAGCTAATGCTGCCGTTAATGAAAGTGTACCAACAAAAGGAAAAGTAGAATTTAAAGCACCAACGAATCCAACCGGTCCTGTAGTCAAGCCAGATACAGAGGACACAGAAATTGAAACAGAGGGTGGACATACTACAGGGACGTTGAGAATTGAGCATGCACCCCACATTAATTTTGGTAAAGTCATTTATCGTGCTGGGAATCAAACCTTCCAAGCGAATAATGAGAGTTACACGTACACTAGTGGAGCCGTTACTGAAACTCAATATATTCCTAATTTTTTACAAGTAACAGACGAACGAGGTATTGAAGCAGAATGGGCAGTCACAGTTTCATCAACAGTGCTTACAGCTAGTGCAACGGATAAACTTGATAATACAAAAATTGTACTAAAAGAACAAAAACTAACCAATAATGTTTTTGATTATGTAGTCCCAGCATCTACTTCAGATCGGATTACAGGTTTTTCTGGATCAGCCATTGAGATTCCAACGGATGGTACTAATAGTGTAGAAATTTTAAAAACAAAAGCTGGAAAATCAACAAACGGGTCAAAATCTTCAATTGTCTTTAATTCAGCTTATACAGAGAGCACAAATTATGTTGCTCCACAAGATCCAGCAAATGAAACAGATGCTCCAATCGGGAAAAACTCAGGAATTACTTTGGTAAAACCACAGTCAGATTCTGTTAACGTCGGAAAAGTTTATCAAGCAGATTTAGTCTGGACAATATCTAGCGCTATATAG